The following coding sequences lie in one Flavobacterium sp. 20NA77.7 genomic window:
- a CDS encoding deoxyhypusine synthase family protein translates to MNKGPISQFVEKHYLHFNAAALVDAAKGYEEHLLDNGKMMVTLAGAMSTAELGKSLAEMIRQDKIHIISCTGANLEEDIMNLVAHNSYKRVPNYRDLSPQEEWDLLENHYNRVTDTCIPEEEAFRRLQTHLFDIWNNADSKGERYFPHEFMYQMINSGVLKQYYEIDPADSWMVAAAEKNLPIVVPGWEDSTMGNIFASYCIKGEFKPTTMKSGVEYMMWLADWYTKNCEGKGIGFFQIGGGIAGDFPICVVPMLYQDMEMHDVPFWSYFCQISDSTTSYGSYSGAVPNEKITWGKLDIHTPKFIVESDATIVAPLIFAYILGW, encoded by the coding sequence ATGAATAAAGGGCCAATTAGTCAATTTGTAGAAAAACATTATTTACATTTTAATGCGGCAGCGTTAGTTGATGCTGCAAAAGGATATGAAGAACATTTGTTAGACAATGGTAAAATGATGGTTACATTGGCTGGAGCTATGAGTACGGCTGAGTTAGGTAAATCATTAGCTGAAATGATTCGTCAAGATAAAATTCATATTATTTCTTGTACAGGTGCAAATTTAGAAGAAGATATTATGAACTTAGTTGCTCATAATTCTTATAAAAGAGTACCAAATTACAGAGATTTGAGCCCACAAGAAGAATGGGATTTATTAGAAAATCATTACAATCGTGTGACGGATACTTGTATTCCAGAAGAAGAAGCTTTTAGAAGATTACAAACGCATTTATTTGATATTTGGAACAATGCAGACTCAAAAGGAGAGCGTTATTTTCCACATGAATTTATGTACCAAATGATTAATTCAGGCGTATTAAAACAATATTATGAAATTGATCCTGCTGACTCATGGATGGTTGCCGCTGCCGAAAAGAATTTACCTATAGTTGTTCCAGGTTGGGAAGACAGTACAATGGGTAATATTTTTGCTTCGTATTGTATTAAAGGTGAATTTAAACCTACAACTATGAAAAGTGGTGTTGAATACATGATGTGGTTAGCAGATTGGTATACAAAAAACTGCGAAGGAAAAGGCATTGGTTTCTTCCAAATTGGAGGAGGAATTGCTGGGGACTTCCCTATTTGTGTGGTGCCGATGTTATATCAAGATATGGAAATGCATGATGTGCCTTTTTGGAGTTATTTCTGTCAAATTTCAGACTCAACAACAAGTTACGGTTCGTATTCCGGTGCTGTGCCAAACGAAAAGATTACGTGGGGAAAATTAGATATTCATACACCAAAGTTTATTGTAGAATCTGATGCTACAATTGTCGCACCTCTAATTTTTGCTTATATTTTAGGGTGGTAA
- a CDS encoding arginine decarboxylase has protein sequence MNTKYYDLINQTFYFPQEEFTLNKDALQFHGIDLMKLVEEYGTPLKFTYLPKISQNINKAKMWFRNSMEKHGYEAKYFYCYCTKSSHFEFVLNEALKNNIHIETSSAFDINIVEKLMEEGKINKNTFVVCNGFKRDQYVTNIARLINNGHKNTIPVIDNFEELDLLQEQIDGKFKIGIRIAAEEEPKFEFYTSRLGIGYKDIVPFYRKQIAENKKVELKMLHFFINAGIRDTAYYWNELLKCMKVYIALKKECPTLDSLNIGGGFPIKNSLAFDYDYQYMVDEILNQIKIACDDAEVDVPHIFTEFGSFTVGEAGGAIYQVLYQKKQNDRENWNMIDSSFITTLPDTWAINKRFVMMAVNRWNDTYERVLLGGLTCDGDDYYNSEQHMNAVYLPKYNKEKPLYIGFFNTGAYQETIGGFGGLSHCILPQPKHILIDKDKNGIFATEIFSEQQKAEDVLEILGYNKKKEDKK, from the coding sequence ATGAATACAAAATATTATGATTTAATTAATCAAACGTTTTATTTTCCTCAAGAAGAATTTACATTAAATAAAGATGCGCTTCAATTTCATGGAATTGATTTAATGAAATTAGTAGAAGAATATGGTACACCATTGAAGTTTACCTATTTGCCAAAAATTTCACAGAATATCAATAAGGCCAAAATGTGGTTTAGAAATTCGATGGAAAAGCATGGCTATGAAGCTAAATATTTTTATTGTTATTGTACAAAAAGTTCTCATTTCGAGTTCGTGTTAAATGAAGCACTGAAAAATAATATTCATATTGAAACTTCTTCGGCATTTGATATTAATATTGTTGAAAAGTTAATGGAAGAAGGAAAAATCAACAAGAATACATTTGTTGTTTGCAATGGTTTTAAACGTGATCAGTATGTTACAAATATTGCTCGATTAATTAATAATGGCCACAAAAACACCATTCCTGTTATTGATAACTTTGAAGAATTAGATTTATTACAAGAGCAAATTGACGGCAAATTTAAAATTGGAATTAGAATTGCGGCAGAAGAAGAGCCTAAATTTGAGTTCTATACCTCTCGATTAGGAATTGGTTACAAAGACATTGTTCCTTTTTACCGTAAACAAATCGCTGAAAACAAAAAAGTGGAATTGAAAATGCTTCACTTTTTTATCAATGCAGGTATTCGTGATACGGCTTACTATTGGAATGAATTGCTAAAGTGTATGAAGGTATATATTGCTTTAAAAAAGGAATGTCCTACTCTAGATAGCTTGAATATAGGCGGTGGCTTTCCTATTAAAAATTCATTAGCATTTGATTATGATTACCAATATATGGTTGATGAAATTTTAAATCAAATCAAGATTGCTTGTGATGATGCAGAAGTGGATGTACCTCATATTTTTACAGAATTTGGTTCATTTACGGTAGGTGAAGCAGGTGGCGCTATTTATCAAGTTTTGTATCAAAAAAAGCAAAATGATAGAGAAAATTGGAACATGATTGACTCTTCATTTATTACCACTTTACCCGATACTTGGGCTATTAACAAGCGTTTTGTTATGATGGCAGTTAATAGATGGAACGATACGTATGAACGTGTTTTATTAGGTGGATTAACATGTGATGGCGACGATTATTACAACTCTGAGCAACATATGAATGCGGTATATTTACCTAAATATAACAAAGAAAAACCATTGTATATTGGATTTTTTAATACTGGTGCATACCAAGAAACAATAGGTGGATTTGGCGGATTAAGCCATTGTATTTTACCACAACCTAAACATATATTAATTGATAAAGATAAAAACGGGATTTTTGCTACAGAAATTTTTTCAGAACAGCAAAAAGCAGAAGACGTTTTAGAAATATTAGGTTATAATAAAAAGAAAGAAGATAAAAAGTAG
- the aroB gene encoding 3-dehydroquinate synthase — translation MDAIHAIDTAIYFDSNGYEYLQQLLTPTNYSKIFILVDNHTNEQCLPLFLSNLATNVEIEIIEIEAGEEQKNIKTCVELWEVMIELGADRKSVLINLGGGVLTDLGGFVASTFKRGIDFIHVPTTLLAMVDAAIGGKNGIDLGALKNQVGCIVAPKCILIHSEFLHTLDSRQMRSGLAEMFKHGLILDKAYWNKLKDLSSLSTNDLYRLIKQSIQLKIDVIAEDMYEKGLRKILNFGHTLGHAIESCFLEKENSKQLLHGEAIASGMILESYISWKLNLLSKEEYLEINYFLSDVFETVHFSANDIEKIIQLLQYDKKNEHGTIQFVLLNKIGKAISNQNVDNTLIYEAFTDYYKS, via the coding sequence ATGGATGCAATACATGCAATAGACACAGCAATATATTTTGACTCAAATGGTTATGAATATCTTCAACAATTACTTACGCCTACAAACTATTCTAAGATTTTTATTTTAGTTGATAATCATACTAATGAACAGTGTTTGCCTTTGTTTTTAAGTAATTTAGCTACTAATGTAGAAATTGAAATAATAGAAATTGAAGCGGGAGAAGAACAAAAAAACATAAAAACATGTGTAGAATTGTGGGAAGTTATGATTGAATTAGGTGCTGATAGGAAAAGTGTATTAATCAATCTAGGTGGCGGTGTACTCACAGATTTAGGCGGTTTTGTAGCTTCTACATTTAAAAGAGGAATCGATTTTATTCATGTGCCTACAACATTATTAGCTATGGTTGACGCCGCAATAGGTGGAAAAAATGGAATAGACTTAGGAGCGTTAAAAAATCAAGTAGGCTGTATAGTTGCTCCCAAATGTATACTCATTCATTCGGAGTTTTTACATACTTTAGACAGTAGACAAATGCGTTCAGGACTAGCAGAAATGTTTAAACACGGACTCATTTTAGATAAAGCCTATTGGAATAAATTAAAAGATTTAAGTTCTTTATCTACAAATGATTTATACCGTCTTATTAAACAATCTATTCAATTAAAAATCGATGTGATTGCTGAAGATATGTATGAAAAAGGATTACGAAAAATATTAAACTTTGGACACACGTTAGGTCATGCCATCGAAAGTTGTTTTCTCGAAAAAGAAAATTCAAAACAATTGTTACATGGGGAAGCTATTGCTAGTGGAATGATACTAGAAAGCTATATTTCATGGAAATTAAATTTATTAAGTAAAGAGGAATATTTAGAAATTAACTATTTTTTATCAGATGTATTTGAAACCGTTCATTTCAGTGCAAATGATATTGAAAAAATCATTCAACTCTTGCAATACGATAAAAAAAATGAGCACGGAACCATCCAATTTGTTTTATTAAATAAAATTGGAAAAGCAATTAGTAATCAAAATGTTGATAACACACTTATTTATGAAGCATTTACAGATTATTATAAATCCTAA
- a CDS encoding proline dehydrogenase family protein, with amino-acid sequence MEKIFNNTENAFALKSDAELNRAYLLFKMIGNPSLVKVGTALTNFALGFHLPVEGLIRKTVFDHFCGGVNEQDCLKVVDKMYGKGVSSVLDYSVEGKEEEMQFDAALAMTIRTIDFANESKAIPFAVFKPTGFGRIDLYEKVGAKTSLTAVEQEEWSRVRTRFQKVCQYAFDKDVKLLIDAEESWMQDAADELVEEMMMQFNKEKALIFNTLQMYRWDRLDYLKALHERAIANQFHIGMKLVRGAYMEKEAQHALAKGYANPICASKQATDDNFNAAVAYMMEHIATMAIFVGTHNEESSYLVMELMAKKGLSKNDSRIWFGQLYGMSDNISYNLAAYGYNIAKYLPFGPVRDVMPYLIRRAQENTSVAGQTGRELSLIISERARRKNKKD; translated from the coding sequence ATGGAAAAAATATTTAATAATACTGAAAATGCTTTTGCGCTTAAATCTGATGCTGAATTAAATAGGGCTTATTTGCTTTTCAAAATGATCGGCAATCCTTCTTTAGTAAAGGTAGGAACGGCATTGACTAATTTTGCACTAGGCTTTCATTTACCTGTAGAAGGTCTTATTCGAAAAACAGTATTTGATCATTTTTGTGGAGGTGTAAACGAGCAAGATTGCCTTAAAGTAGTAGATAAAATGTACGGAAAAGGGGTTTCTTCTGTATTAGATTATTCGGTTGAAGGAAAGGAAGAAGAAATGCAGTTTGATGCTGCATTAGCAATGACAATCAGAACTATAGATTTTGCGAATGAAAGTAAGGCTATTCCTTTTGCAGTATTTAAACCTACTGGCTTTGGAAGAATTGATTTGTATGAAAAAGTGGGTGCAAAAACGTCATTGACAGCTGTTGAACAAGAAGAGTGGAGTAGAGTGCGTACGCGATTTCAAAAAGTTTGTCAATATGCATTTGATAAAGATGTGAAATTACTAATTGATGCTGAGGAGTCATGGATGCAAGATGCTGCTGATGAATTGGTTGAGGAAATGATGATGCAATTTAATAAAGAAAAAGCTCTTATTTTCAATACTTTACAAATGTATCGTTGGGATCGATTAGATTATTTAAAAGCGTTGCATGAAAGAGCTATTGCAAATCAATTTCATATAGGTATGAAACTAGTTCGTGGTGCTTATATGGAAAAAGAAGCGCAACATGCTTTAGCAAAAGGCTATGCAAATCCAATTTGCGCTTCTAAACAAGCCACAGATGACAATTTTAACGCAGCTGTTGCTTATATGATGGAACATATAGCCACTATGGCAATATTTGTAGGAACGCACAATGAAGAAAGTTCATACCTTGTTATGGAATTAATGGCTAAAAAAGGATTATCTAAAAACGATTCTCGAATTTGGTTTGGTCAATTATATGGTATGAGTGATAATATAAGTTACAATTTAGCAGCATATGGCTATAATATTGCTAAATATTTACCTTTTGGTCCTGTAAGAGATGTGATGCCTTATTTAATAAGAAGAGCACAAGAGAATACTTCGGTGGCTGGTCAAACGGGAAGGGAATTATCTTTAATTATTTCGGAAAGAGCAAGAAGAAAAAATAAAAAAGACTAA